In the genome of Flavobacteriaceae bacterium YJPT1-3, the window CGAAAAGCGGTAGCGCATCCCAATATCTTTTTTGATACGTTGGTGCATGATACCGGCTCCTTGAAATTACTGGTTGAGAATCAAACAGCCAAACAAGTTCTTATGGGTCTGGATGATCCCTATCCGTTGGGAGAAATGGAAAGCGCTAAACAGTCCTCCTATCCCGGGAAGATCCTGGATCTGGCTAAAGAGCGCGGGATCATCAACGATACCGAATACGATCAAATCTGGGATGATAATGTGGTCCGTTGGCTCGTTGGCAATGACGAGGCTAAACAGCAAAAACTCCGACAGCGAATTTTAGGCAATTAAAGACAACATTCTTCATGCATTTTTTACCGGACGAACTCGATGCCTATGTAGTCAAACACTCGGCCAAAGAACCTGAACTGCTTCGCCAACTCACCCTGGAAACCTATCAAAAAGTATTGCAGCCCCGAATGCTTAGTGGTCCCTATCAGGGGCGGGTTCTGAGTATGATCTCTAAATTAGTTCAACCTAAACACATACTGGAGATCGGCACCTATACCGGATATTCAGCACTTTGCCTTGCAGAGGGAATGCAAATTGGCGGACAATTACATACCATCGACTTCAAAGAAGAATTGGCCGATCTACAACGCCGCTATTTCGAGAAAGCCGGCTATACCGAGCAACCGCATCCCGATCAAAAAGCCATCATCAGTCATTTGGGAGAAGCTTTGTCCATCATTCCCGCAATAGACTTGAAATTTGATTTGGTATTCATTGATGCAGATAAAAGCAACTACCTGAATTACTACCGGCTTATCATG includes:
- a CDS encoding O-methyltransferase; the protein is MHFLPDELDAYVVKHSAKEPELLRQLTLETYQKVLQPRMLSGPYQGRVLSMISKLVQPKHILEIGTYTGYSALCLAEGMQIGGQLHTIDFKEELADLQRRYFEKAGYTEQPHPDQKAIISHLGEALSIIPAIDLKFDLVFIDADKSNYLNYYRLIMDKMNPGGIILSDNVLWSGKVVETLDPKDQDTAILLEYNRQLAQDTRLETVLLPIRDGLTISRIKTT